From a single Adhaeribacter swui genomic region:
- a CDS encoding recombinase family protein has translation MKIGYARVSTQDQKLELQLDALIKQGCELVFQEKKSGKNKERPELEKLLGQIRSGDTVVVWKLDRLGRSLRDLIDLVAEFQKRGVDFVSLQDGINTATSTGRFTFNIFASLAEFEREIIKERTKAGLVAARARGRAGGRPAGLTLEAQEKAKSAKVLLESGKRPEEIAKILGISRATCYRYLEFAAK, from the coding sequence ATGAAAATAGGCTACGCCCGGGTCAGCACCCAGGATCAAAAATTAGAACTACAACTCGATGCTCTTATCAAGCAAGGTTGTGAGCTCGTCTTCCAGGAAAAGAAATCGGGTAAGAACAAAGAACGACCGGAGCTCGAAAAATTGCTAGGTCAAATCCGGTCCGGCGATACGGTAGTAGTTTGGAAACTTGATCGCTTAGGTAGATCCTTGCGCGATTTGATTGACTTAGTTGCTGAGTTTCAGAAGAGGGGGGTAGACTTCGTGAGTTTACAGGATGGGATCAATACGGCTACTTCTACCGGGCGCTTTACCTTTAACATCTTTGCATCACTCGCGGAGTTTGAACGCGAGATTATTAAGGAAAGAACGAAAGCCGGGTTAGTCGCTGCTAGAGCTCGGGGTAGAGCAGGAGGGAGACCGGCAGGTTTAACTCTAGAAGCCCAAGAAAAAGCGAAGTCCGCAAAAGTACTTTTGGAATCGGGTAAAAGGCCGGAAGAAATAGCGAAGATTTTAGGTATCTCTCGGGCAACCTGTTATCGTTATTTAGAGTTTGCTGCTAAATAA